From the Anopheles merus strain MAF chromosome 2L, AmerM5.1, whole genome shotgun sequence genome, the window GTGTCCCTGCGTGCGACCCAATTTCAAGCGAACCCATTGTCCATCTGTCAACTGCCGTGAAACGCCAACCGAAATTTTCTGCACCTTGCACAGACGCTTCAGTTTATTGATCCACACacaggggagaaaaaaaagggacaaaagCGACCTGCCGTGCAAGGGAACAAGGCGTGCTCTGGTGCATTTTTCCAAACCCCGACGCTGTGTTAAGTGTTCACGTTTTCAGTCCGCGTTTACCGGAGGAACACCGCAACCCTTTGCAGACTGTGCTTCATCACTGTGTAGTACCCCTTCGACGTTCCCTCGAAAACTCCTCACGCAATATCATGTCGACGAACTTTAACGTTGGTGTGGCCGCGGAAGCGAAACCCTCGAGCCGCGTGCTGAAACCCCCGGGCGGTGGCCATTCGGACATTTTCGGCTCGTCGGACGTGCGGCAAAACCCGCCCCGGCCGAAGAACAACCAGCAGAACTCGTCCAACATGAACGCCGTCatgggcacgatggacccgaACGAGTCGCTCGATACGGGAAAGCAgggaggcggtggtggtggcgccgCACCGTCGTCCACCGGAGGAGACAACGGATCATCGGCACCAGCGCAAAATGGATCATCAaatggcggtggcggtgcgtCGGCGGACAGgcagcaggcaacgtcggaacGGGCCCGCGTGCCACCGGGCGGTCACTCCCAGGGCTTCTGGTGAGCTGGGTGAGCGCATCACCCTGCCTCCCCCGCCCCATCCAACTCACTACATCCAACACACAACCACTCGCCGCAAGTAACGCGCATTTTGCATTGCACATCTCTCTGCTCTTTGCAACGGAACcaaaagaagtagaaaaaacaagtgaactactactactactagcaCGGGAATGGGGAGCACCAACCCTCCCACATCCCCGCAATGCGGGCCAGCAGGTTCCGGCTTTTCTATATTGTGTTTACATCATACTCTACGGCACCCAACGGAAGCATCTGCCCGCACCCCGGGGGACACACCTCCGGCGTGCGCGCCCGGGACGATCCGCATCGGTCGGAGGGCGCAGAGTGCtccattttgtttattaatgTCTTTTGTACCTCGAACTTCTATTGTTAGCTTTTaatggaaacacacacacacacacacacacacacacacacacacacacacacacacacacacacacacacacacacacacacacacacttacacacacccCTTCCCCTTTCGCTAGCCTATCGTCTTTCGGGCAAGGGCTAGCAGAGTGAActgccaaaaaaaacaagaaaaagacgACACAAAATCCCGTttacttacaaaaaaaaaccccaatgCCTCTCTACCGATAACTATTACTTTCTAATTGTGTATTTTGCGTATGGTATTATAACTTCCAAAAAGTAAAAGTGTTAAGCGTGAGCAGCACCACAATCCCCACGCAGGGGGGGCTCGGGAACACTCAAAGACCAATCGATCGCCTCCGCCATCCCCCTGGTACTCTTACACAAAATGACGgaacaaataaatta encodes:
- the LOC121591502 gene encoding homeotic protein ultrabithorax, encoding MSTNFNVGVAAEAKPSSRVLKPPGGGHSDIFGSSDVRQNPPRPKNNQQNSSNMNAVMGTMDPNESLDTGKQGGGGGGAAPSSTGGDNGSSAPAQNGSSNGGGGASADRQQATSERARVPPGGHSQGFW